In one window of Fictibacillus phosphorivorans DNA:
- a CDS encoding DUF6376 family protein, whose amino-acid sequence MKKTLLAVLLSFSLTGCSAAEDVTNGINYVPEATEYINDVQQFSKEIPSLAEKAVSDQNARVELEKALQEMNTTIEEFNELSPPSVFKDIHNQVMEHNQTFQDGIDQYLTAVENGEITPDFLEKSGLLDDVKVYTDLLNDIKQLGE is encoded by the coding sequence ATGAAAAAGACATTATTGGCTGTTCTTTTATCGTTCAGTCTCACGGGATGTTCGGCAGCGGAAGACGTTACGAACGGAATTAATTATGTACCAGAAGCAACAGAATACATTAACGATGTGCAACAATTCTCAAAAGAAATTCCTTCGTTAGCGGAGAAAGCTGTCTCAGATCAAAATGCACGAGTAGAGTTAGAGAAGGCGCTTCAAGAAATGAATACAACGATTGAAGAGTTTAATGAACTATCCCCACCATCTGTATTCAAAGATATTCATAATCAGGTGATGGAGCATAATCAAACGTTCCAAGATGGAATAGATCAGTATCTGACAGCGGTAGAGAACGGAGAAATAACTCCTGACTTCTTAGAGAAAAGCGGTTTGTTAGATGACGTCAAAGTATATACGGACTTGTTGAACGATATTAAGCAATTAGGCGAGTAA
- a CDS encoding Bax inhibitor-1/YccA family membrane protein has protein sequence MRSANPALKGSTFDKFRGTSFSKKMTLSGTVNKTFILLLILMASAIFTWYQYNLGNPVGHLILIGLVGGLVTALIVAFVPKTAPLLAPVYAALEGLAVGGISANFEAQFNGITLQAVALTFGTLFALLLAYMFRIIKVTQNFRLIVFSATMGIMLVYLTSFILGFFGMSVPYLHSTGPIGIGISLFIVVIAALNLVLDFDFIEYGADRGAPKYMEWYGAFGLMVTLVWLYFEILHLLAKLRRN, from the coding sequence ATGAGAAGTGCGAATCCTGCTTTAAAAGGCTCCACTTTTGATAAGTTCAGGGGGACGTCTTTTAGCAAAAAGATGACTTTATCAGGGACAGTGAACAAAACGTTTATTCTTCTGCTTATCTTGATGGCATCTGCAATTTTTACATGGTATCAATACAATTTAGGTAACCCAGTCGGTCATTTGATCTTAATTGGTTTGGTGGGGGGTCTTGTAACGGCATTAATCGTTGCTTTCGTTCCTAAAACCGCACCATTACTTGCACCGGTATATGCCGCGTTAGAAGGGCTTGCAGTTGGGGGTATATCGGCTAATTTTGAAGCTCAATTCAATGGTATCACCTTGCAAGCCGTTGCTTTAACATTTGGAACATTATTTGCCTTATTGCTCGCTTATATGTTCAGAATCATAAAAGTAACACAGAACTTCAGATTGATCGTTTTCTCAGCGACTATGGGAATCATGCTTGTTTATCTGACTAGTTTTATTTTAGGCTTTTTTGGAATGAGCGTGCCATATCTGCACAGCACTGGTCCGATCGGTATCGGAATTTCCCTTTTTATTGTAGTGATCGCTGCACTAAATTTAGTTTTAGACTTTGATTTTATTGAATATGGAGCAGATCGCGGAGCGCCTAAGTATATGGAATGGTACGGTGCTTTCGGACTCATGGTCACTTTAGTTTGGCTATACTTTGAAATATTGCATCTGCTAGCTAAATTAAGAAGAAACTAA
- a CDS encoding redoxin domain-containing protein has protein sequence MLQKGDVAPDFTLPSTLKKDISLSDFKGKKNVLVAFYPLDFTPGUIKEITSWKEDYKRFEDANTEVLAISVDHIYSHNVFAAALGTLPYPLLADWHKKVTSKFGVLNEENGTAIRSCFVIDQKGVVQFSNHTFDANEKLQYEEVFKACESCGKGD, from the coding sequence TTGCTACAAAAAGGTGATGTTGCACCCGATTTCACGTTACCATCTACATTAAAAAAAGATATTTCATTATCAGATTTTAAAGGGAAGAAAAATGTCCTTGTGGCTTTTTATCCGCTAGATTTTACACCTGGTTGAATTAAAGAAATAACCTCTTGGAAAGAGGATTACAAACGCTTTGAAGATGCCAATACAGAAGTGCTTGCAATCAGTGTTGATCACATATACTCACACAATGTCTTTGCGGCAGCCCTAGGAACCTTGCCTTACCCACTTTTAGCCGATTGGCATAAAAAAGTAACGAGTAAGTTTGGTGTTCTTAACGAAGAAAATGGAACTGCTATTCGATCATGTTTTGTTATCGATCAAAAAGGTGTTGTTCAATTCAGCAACCATACGTTTGATGCGAATGAAAAGCTTCAATATGAAGAAGTATTTAAAGCTTGTGAATCATGTGGAAAAGGAGATTAG
- a CDS encoding SDR family oxidoreductase: MNIFLTGATGFLGGRLIQNLAREGHTLYVLARNIQKAEQLLHKTAGLNGVIHIIQGDITAPHLGMTKEAEQELTDKMDVFYHMAALVKFDLDLKDELFEINYTGTHHALHAAKKMGVSHFYYVSTAYTLGKDEYAKEELHSMSNDFNNPYEESKCKAEHLCMEFTDCFNVSILRPAIIIGDSKTGEADSKFTLYGLLRSLEVFKKRFQRKGMGDRVFHLLCEEGSTQNLVPVDYVADVLSGVLKKGRETKIYHITNNNPPLSADVFQVMREKAGLELFKLAPYDYEPSLNEEEQLLNSVIDVYKNYLNRNISFDDSNTQQMLEEIEAAPLKMDMPMIKRIIEGYQNASAQK, encoded by the coding sequence ATGAATATTTTTTTAACTGGAGCAACTGGTTTTCTAGGTGGTCGCTTAATTCAAAATTTAGCGCGTGAAGGTCATACACTTTATGTGTTAGCGCGAAACATACAAAAAGCGGAGCAGCTTCTTCACAAGACAGCTGGTTTGAACGGCGTTATTCATATAATCCAAGGGGATATCACAGCTCCTCACTTAGGTATGACGAAGGAAGCGGAGCAAGAGCTTACAGATAAAATGGATGTATTTTATCATATGGCAGCCCTAGTGAAATTTGACTTAGATCTTAAAGATGAACTTTTTGAAATAAATTATACAGGTACTCATCATGCACTTCATGCTGCTAAGAAAATGGGTGTATCACACTTCTATTATGTGAGCACTGCCTATACTCTTGGCAAAGATGAATATGCTAAAGAAGAATTGCACAGTATGAGCAATGATTTTAACAATCCATATGAAGAAAGCAAGTGTAAAGCAGAGCACTTATGTATGGAGTTTACAGATTGTTTTAACGTAAGTATCTTAAGACCGGCGATCATTATCGGTGACTCTAAAACAGGTGAAGCGGATTCTAAGTTTACACTGTATGGATTACTTCGAAGCCTTGAAGTCTTTAAGAAAAGATTTCAGAGGAAAGGAATGGGAGATCGCGTTTTCCACTTATTGTGTGAAGAAGGCAGTACACAGAATCTTGTTCCTGTCGATTATGTGGCGGATGTTTTATCTGGTGTATTAAAAAAGGGAAGAGAAACAAAAATCTATCATATTACAAATAATAATCCTCCGCTTAGTGCAGATGTTTTTCAGGTTATGAGGGAAAAAGCGGGACTTGAGCTGTTCAAGCTTGCTCCGTACGATTATGAGCCGTCTCTAAATGAAGAAGAACAACTCCTCAACAGCGTGATTGATGTATATAAAAATTATTTGAACAGAAATATCTCATTTGATGACAGCAATACTCAACAAATGCTAGAAGAAATAGAAGCTGCACCCCTTAAGATGGATATGCCGATGATCAAACGGATCATTGAGGGATATCAGAACGCTTCTGCTCAAAAATAA
- the rsgA gene encoding ribosome small subunit-dependent GTPase A, producing MNLKSLGWNQTFEESFKIYENQNLVPGRISVEHKGLYSVLTEQGELLGEITGKIRFHATGRHDFPAVGDWVAVQAIPQEGKAYVHGILPRKSKFSRKAAGLTTDEQIVATNVDTVFLVNALNQDFNLRRLERYLLMAWESGATPVIVLSKADLCDDVQKFLDEVETIAFGVPTFAVSAETGLGLDDLAAYISEGETVALLGSSGVGKSTLANKLFGAEVLKTNVIREEDGKGKHTTTHRELLVLDRGGILIDTPGMRELQLWEGDNSLGQSFQDVEGYAELCRFRDCTHQNEPGCKVQEAIETGELKEERYNSYVKLQRELAYFARKEDQRLANAERAKWKKLAGDRTRVHRK from the coding sequence TTGAATTTAAAATCACTAGGTTGGAATCAAACATTTGAAGAATCGTTTAAAATATATGAAAATCAAAATCTTGTTCCAGGAAGAATTAGTGTAGAACATAAAGGACTTTATAGTGTTCTAACGGAGCAAGGTGAATTATTAGGTGAAATTACAGGAAAGATTCGCTTTCATGCAACAGGACGTCATGATTTCCCGGCAGTTGGAGATTGGGTAGCGGTTCAAGCTATTCCACAAGAAGGAAAAGCTTACGTCCACGGAATCCTGCCGCGAAAAAGTAAGTTTTCTCGAAAAGCAGCCGGCTTAACAACAGATGAACAAATTGTCGCGACAAACGTAGATACGGTCTTTTTAGTAAATGCTCTAAATCAAGACTTCAACCTTCGCAGACTAGAGCGTTATTTGTTAATGGCTTGGGAGAGCGGCGCGACTCCAGTTATTGTTCTAAGCAAAGCAGATCTTTGTGATGATGTTCAAAAGTTCTTAGATGAAGTGGAAACTATTGCGTTTGGAGTTCCTACATTTGCAGTTAGTGCAGAAACAGGTTTGGGTCTTGATGATCTAGCGGCCTATATTTCAGAAGGTGAAACGGTTGCTCTATTAGGTTCTTCTGGTGTTGGAAAATCAACACTGGCAAATAAACTTTTTGGGGCAGAGGTATTGAAAACGAATGTTATTCGCGAAGAAGATGGAAAAGGAAAGCATACGACTACTCATCGTGAACTTCTTGTTCTTGACCGTGGTGGAATTTTAATCGATACTCCAGGAATGAGAGAGCTTCAATTGTGGGAAGGCGATAATAGCTTAGGGCAAAGTTTTCAAGATGTTGAAGGGTATGCAGAGCTATGTCGTTTTAGAGATTGTACCCATCAAAACGAACCAGGGTGCAAGGTGCAGGAAGCGATTGAAACAGGTGAACTGAAGGAAGAACGCTATAACAGTTATGTAAAACTTCAGCGTGAGTTAGCATATTTCGCCCGTAAAGAAGATCAGAGATTAGCGAATGCTGAAAGAGCAAAATGGAAAAAACTCGCTGGTGACCGTACACGCGTTCATCGTAAATAA
- a CDS encoding secondary thiamine-phosphate synthase enzyme YjbQ: protein MAQVFTIQTHQRDEMYEITSTLEAYLEEQRVNDGVMYIYCPHTTAGITINENADPDVVHDMLMRLDEVYPWEHQKYRHAEGNSASHLKASTVGSSQVVFIQNGKLLLGTWQGVYFCEFDGPRTRKYHVKILNK from the coding sequence TTGGCACAAGTATTTACGATACAGACGCATCAAAGAGATGAGATGTATGAGATTACGAGTACATTAGAGGCTTATCTGGAAGAACAGCGTGTAAACGATGGTGTGATGTACATATACTGTCCGCATACGACAGCAGGAATAACGATTAACGAGAATGCTGATCCAGATGTTGTTCATGATATGCTTATGCGATTGGACGAGGTATATCCATGGGAACACCAAAAGTATCGTCATGCTGAAGGAAATTCTGCTTCACATCTTAAGGCAAGTACTGTTGGTTCTTCACAAGTGGTGTTTATTCAGAACGGTAAGCTTCTCTTAGGGACTTGGCAAGGTGTATATTTTTGTGAGTTTGATGGTCCGCGAACTCGAAAATATCACGTGAAAATTTTGAACAAATAA
- a CDS encoding branched-chain amino acid ABC transporter substrate-binding protein, translating into MGIKRGLKVLAVSALSLGLLAGCNSSGSSEGSNGGGGSGKVIKIATQTPLSGGSATLGESIKLGAQLALEENKKKFEDLGYKLQLQPYDDQADPKKGVANAQLIGSDKSILGVVGHLNSGVSIPSSEVYEKYKVPMVSPANTATEVTDRGLKTVNRIVARDDFQGPAGADFAINKLGAKKIFVIQDKTAYGTGLADAFKKAAEDAGAEILGYEGITVGEKDFNGVLTQVLSKKPDLVFFGGLYTEGGQLIRQARDKGIKIPFMGGDGMDSSTLVEIAGDSVKDVYYTSVAADASKSTEGKDFSSKYKEKFNKNVESYSAYGYDSMSVLLKGLEAAIEGSDGDLPAREKVAEEIRKIQDFQGVVTKVGFDDIGDNKFAKVYIYKFSEAKYPGVQEGEISK; encoded by the coding sequence GTGGGGATTAAGAGAGGGTTAAAAGTATTAGCGGTTTCTGCGTTATCACTAGGACTTTTGGCAGGTTGTAATTCTTCTGGCAGTTCAGAAGGAAGCAATGGTGGGGGAGGAAGCGGAAAGGTAATCAAGATCGCAACGCAAACTCCTTTGTCGGGTGGTAGTGCAACTCTTGGTGAATCTATTAAGCTTGGCGCGCAACTGGCGTTGGAAGAAAACAAGAAGAAGTTTGAAGACTTAGGGTACAAGCTTCAGCTCCAGCCTTATGATGATCAAGCAGATCCTAAAAAAGGTGTAGCAAATGCACAGCTTATTGGATCGGATAAATCAATCCTTGGAGTAGTGGGTCACTTAAATTCAGGCGTATCCATCCCGTCATCTGAAGTTTATGAAAAATATAAAGTGCCGATGGTTTCTCCAGCAAATACTGCGACAGAGGTAACGGATCGTGGACTTAAAACAGTGAACCGTATCGTAGCACGTGATGATTTCCAAGGTCCTGCTGGTGCAGACTTTGCGATCAATAAATTAGGAGCTAAGAAAATTTTTGTTATCCAAGATAAAACAGCATACGGAACAGGTTTAGCTGATGCGTTTAAAAAGGCAGCTGAGGATGCTGGAGCAGAAATTCTTGGTTACGAAGGAATTACCGTTGGTGAGAAAGACTTTAACGGTGTACTTACACAAGTGTTATCAAAGAAACCTGATCTAGTGTTCTTTGGTGGATTATACACAGAAGGTGGTCAGTTGATCAGACAAGCTCGTGACAAAGGAATTAAGATTCCATTCATGGGCGGAGATGGAATGGACTCCTCTACTCTAGTTGAGATCGCTGGCGATTCTGTAAAAGACGTTTATTATACTTCTGTAGCAGCTGATGCGAGCAAATCAACAGAAGGTAAAGATTTCTCTTCTAAATACAAAGAGAAGTTTAACAAAAACGTAGAGTCTTATTCAGCATACGGCTATGATTCTATGAGCGTACTATTAAAAGGACTTGAGGCTGCGATCGAAGGAAGTGACGGAGATCTTCCGGCACGTGAAAAAGTAGCAGAAGAAATCCGTAAGATACAAGACTTCCAAGGTGTTGTAACGAAAGTCGGTTTCGATGATATCGGTGACAACAAGTTTGCAAAAGTTTACATCTACAAGTTCAGTGAAGCTAAATATCCAGGCGTACAAGAAGGCGAAATCAGTAAGTAA
- a CDS encoding branched-chain amino acid ABC transporter permease, translating to MLAEILQSLPQVLVDGIALGAIYAVIALGYTMVYGILELINFAHGEIFMTGAFIGVAMLILMTGMGWLAAMPAILALILVLVVTSILTGFMGVGIERMAYRPLRNSPKLITLISAIGVSFLLQDLVRFITEYKRGNYILTGPSMFNEQFSIKFSSISSSFSDAFFKTSTLILIIAVVIMMIGLDFFVNKTKWGMAMRAVAQDRETASLMSINVNRVISLTFFIGSALGGATGVLFAVQYGTIDPYIGFILGLKAFTAAVLGGIGNIRGAMAGGLMLGILEMFAAANLQLLTGGIFGAEYKDVFAFAILIVVLIFKPEGLFGKAVTEKV from the coding sequence ATGTTAGCTGAAATTTTACAAAGTCTGCCTCAAGTACTCGTAGATGGAATTGCTCTAGGTGCGATATACGCAGTTATAGCACTTGGTTATACGATGGTTTATGGAATACTAGAGCTCATTAATTTCGCCCATGGTGAAATTTTTATGACAGGAGCTTTTATTGGAGTTGCCATGCTGATTCTGATGACAGGAATGGGCTGGTTGGCGGCGATGCCTGCCATTCTTGCTTTAATTCTTGTTTTGGTGGTTACATCGATCTTAACGGGATTCATGGGTGTTGGAATAGAGCGTATGGCATACAGGCCGCTCCGAAACTCCCCAAAGCTAATCACGTTGATCTCAGCGATCGGTGTTTCGTTCTTGCTGCAAGATCTCGTTCGTTTTATAACGGAATACAAAAGAGGAAATTATATCTTAACAGGTCCATCCATGTTTAATGAGCAATTTTCTATTAAATTTTCTAGCATCTCCTCTTCGTTCAGTGATGCATTCTTTAAAACCTCTACATTGATTTTAATTATTGCGGTTGTGATCATGATGATCGGACTGGATTTCTTCGTTAATAAAACGAAGTGGGGTATGGCGATGAGAGCAGTAGCTCAAGATCGTGAAACAGCATCGCTCATGTCGATCAATGTGAACAGAGTCATCTCGTTGACCTTTTTCATCGGATCAGCTCTAGGTGGTGCAACGGGTGTACTGTTTGCTGTGCAATACGGAACAATCGATCCGTATATTGGTTTTATTCTAGGATTAAAAGCATTTACGGCTGCTGTTCTTGGAGGCATCGGAAATATTCGTGGTGCTATGGCAGGTGGACTCATGTTAGGGATTCTAGAAATGTTTGCAGCTGCTAATCTCCAGCTATTAACGGGTGGTATCTTTGGCGCAGAGTATAAAGACGTATTTGCGTTCGCCATTCTAATCGTCGTATTAATTTTCAAACCAGAAGGACTGTTTGGCAAAGCAGTTACTGAGAAAGTGTAG
- a CDS encoding branched-chain amino acid ABC transporter permease, producing the protein MNKLTSKLKGNKLAQIILLVLYVLITSLSLYLAQASVTAFLLLLFSLLLLYYTELPDRLKWLIAGVVLIGVIPFVSSTGPGYQSYMEVATVVGIYVAMALGLNIVVGLAGLLDLGFVAFFAIGAYTYGIFATGQAANFMPFGTFPLSGESFWIFILIGCFVAALFGVLLGIPVLRVKGDYLAIVTLGFGEIIRIVFNNLDKPVNITNGAMGLASVKPPEIFGYQFVYPNQFYFIVLAILFLVILAVRRFEFSKIGRSWKAVRENEIAAQSMGIHLVRTKLLAFAIGASFSGMMGVVFAAKQTFVDPTSFTLLESITILVMVILGGMGSVPGVILGAAVITILNLQVLTEVTNYLNQLSLDGVISFPEALAPAKMQRFIFGAILIIFAIYRPQGLIPSKNPVFDEESLKEGSKKHRKEQITVEPDKGFQA; encoded by the coding sequence ATGAATAAGCTGACAAGTAAACTAAAAGGCAACAAGCTGGCCCAAATTATTCTGCTCGTCCTTTATGTACTGATTACCTCGTTGAGCCTATATCTTGCTCAAGCATCTGTAACAGCTTTTCTGTTGCTGTTGTTCTCATTATTGCTTCTGTACTATACAGAGTTGCCAGACCGTCTAAAATGGTTGATCGCAGGTGTCGTCCTTATCGGTGTAATACCTTTTGTATCAAGCACTGGACCAGGTTATCAATCTTACATGGAAGTCGCTACAGTTGTTGGTATCTATGTAGCGATGGCATTGGGGCTAAATATTGTTGTTGGTTTAGCTGGTTTACTAGACCTCGGGTTCGTTGCTTTCTTTGCGATCGGAGCATATACGTATGGGATCTTTGCAACAGGTCAAGCAGCTAACTTTATGCCGTTCGGAACGTTCCCTTTATCGGGTGAGAGCTTTTGGATCTTTATTTTAATCGGATGCTTTGTAGCTGCACTTTTTGGTGTCTTATTAGGTATCCCTGTACTTCGTGTAAAAGGAGACTACTTAGCGATCGTTACGCTTGGTTTCGGTGAGATCATTAGGATTGTATTTAATAACCTTGATAAGCCGGTGAATATTACCAATGGAGCAATGGGGCTAGCGTCTGTTAAACCTCCAGAGATCTTCGGTTATCAGTTTGTCTATCCGAATCAATTCTATTTTATTGTTCTTGCTATCTTGTTTCTTGTCATTCTGGCTGTTAGAAGATTTGAGTTCTCAAAAATAGGCCGGTCTTGGAAAGCGGTTAGAGAAAACGAGATTGCTGCACAATCGATGGGTATCCACCTTGTGCGTACGAAGCTTTTAGCATTTGCCATCGGGGCTTCTTTTTCAGGAATGATGGGGGTTGTCTTTGCAGCGAAACAAACATTCGTTGACCCTACGAGTTTCACATTGCTAGAGTCTATCACCATTCTAGTAATGGTTATTTTAGGAGGCATGGGCAGTGTACCAGGTGTAATCCTTGGTGCAGCGGTGATTACCATTTTAAATCTACAAGTACTGACAGAGGTAACAAATTACTTGAATCAATTGAGTCTGGATGGTGTGATCAGCTTTCCAGAAGCACTCGCTCCAGCAAAAATGCAACGATTTATCTTTGGCGCGATTTTAATCATATTTGCCATCTATCGCCCTCAAGGGTTGATTCCATCTAAAAATCCTGTGTTTGATGAAGAATCTCTTAAAGAGGGATCTAAAAAGCACAGAAAAGAACAGATTACGGTTGAACCTGACAAAGGGTTTCAGGCATAG
- a CDS encoding ABC transporter ATP-binding protein: MSILTVSNLTKQFGGLVAVNSVDMTVEKGSITAVIGPNGAGKTTFFNLITGVYQPDNGNVQLGSSSLVGLKPHEISRHGIARTFQNIRLFSNITVLENVMVGLHKQLKAGIVGTLFQTKKVREEEQLAKEEAYHWLEYVGLAKHLNEDAQNLSYGAQRRLEIARALATKPKLLLLDEPAAGMNPRETRELTEFIHRMREDLDVTIVLIEHDMKLVMEISEQIFVLDHGEKIAEGKPAEIRNNVKVIEAYLGKSAVTPA, encoded by the coding sequence ATGTCGATTTTAACAGTTAGTAATCTTACTAAACAGTTTGGCGGACTTGTTGCCGTAAATTCAGTAGATATGACAGTGGAAAAAGGTTCAATAACAGCTGTAATCGGACCGAACGGAGCAGGCAAGACTACCTTTTTTAACCTGATCACAGGGGTATACCAGCCGGACAATGGAAATGTGCAACTTGGATCAAGTTCTTTAGTAGGGTTGAAGCCACATGAGATTTCCCGACACGGAATTGCTCGTACGTTCCAGAACATACGTCTTTTTTCAAACATTACCGTTCTTGAGAATGTAATGGTAGGTTTGCATAAACAGTTGAAAGCGGGAATCGTAGGCACTTTGTTTCAAACAAAAAAAGTAAGAGAAGAAGAACAGCTGGCGAAAGAAGAAGCCTACCACTGGCTTGAATATGTCGGCCTTGCAAAGCATCTAAACGAAGATGCTCAGAATCTATCATATGGAGCTCAACGAAGGCTTGAGATCGCGCGTGCACTGGCTACAAAACCTAAACTCTTGCTGCTAGATGAACCAGCAGCTGGGATGAATCCGAGAGAAACACGCGAATTAACCGAGTTTATCCATCGAATGAGAGAGGACTTGGATGTAACGATCGTTTTGATCGAACATGATATGAAGCTAGTCATGGAGATATCTGAACAGATTTTTGTATTGGATCATGGCGAAAAGATCGCTGAAGGAAAGCCTGCTGAAATCCGTAATAATGTAAAAGTGATTGAAGCTTATCTTGGAAAAAGTGCCGTAACACCAGCGTAA
- a CDS encoding ABC transporter ATP-binding protein — protein MSILQLNDINTYYGGIHALKGISISVEKGEIVTLIGSNGAGKSTTLKTISGQVLPKTGSVIYEGKDISKQPAHITAQTGIAHVPEGRRIFPRLTVKENLEMGAFIVKDKKVIKERMEQVFDYFPRLRERLTQKGGTMSGGEQQMLAMGRALMSKPRLLLLDEPSMGLAPVIVEQIFDIISDLNKEGMTILLVEQNAFQALQIANRGYVLQTGEIVMAGQGNELITNESVREAYLA, from the coding sequence ATGAGTATTCTACAATTAAACGATATTAACACATATTACGGTGGTATCCATGCGCTAAAAGGTATTAGTATTTCTGTAGAAAAAGGGGAAATCGTTACATTAATCGGATCGAACGGTGCAGGGAAATCAACAACTTTAAAAACGATCAGTGGACAGGTTCTGCCGAAAACAGGTTCTGTTATCTACGAAGGAAAAGACATCTCGAAGCAGCCTGCCCATATTACTGCTCAAACGGGTATTGCACATGTTCCTGAAGGAAGAAGGATTTTCCCTAGACTAACGGTAAAAGAAAACTTAGAGATGGGTGCTTTTATCGTAAAGGATAAAAAGGTCATCAAGGAACGTATGGAACAGGTTTTCGACTATTTTCCAAGGTTAAGAGAACGCTTGACTCAAAAAGGAGGTACGATGAGTGGCGGTGAGCAGCAGATGCTTGCTATGGGTCGCGCCCTTATGTCTAAGCCGCGTCTCTTGTTGCTAGATGAACCTTCAATGGGATTAGCTCCTGTTATCGTAGAACAAATTTTTGATATTATTAGTGATCTCAATAAAGAAGGAATGACGATTCTTCTCGTTGAACAAAACGCGTTTCAGGCCCTTCAGATCGCAAATCGAGGCTATGTCCTGCAGACTGGAGAAATTGTGATGGCTGGACAAGGGAATGAGCTCATTACAAATGAGTCCGTTCGAGAGGCTTATCTGGCTTAA
- a CDS encoding low molecular weight protein-tyrosine-phosphatase has protein sequence MIKVLFVCLGNICRSPMAEAIFRDLVNREGLSEKISIDSAGTGNWHVGEPPHEGTRNILKENRISYEGQKARQVKTKDLTDYDYIIGMDAENIGNMHRMAGQTKTGVIARLMDFVPEDDNEDVPDPYFTGNFHEVYDLVTAGCERLLIEIKNRESL, from the coding sequence ATGATTAAAGTACTCTTTGTATGCTTAGGAAACATATGTCGATCTCCTATGGCGGAGGCGATTTTTCGAGATCTCGTAAATCGAGAAGGTCTATCTGAGAAAATTTCTATTGATTCTGCTGGAACGGGAAACTGGCATGTAGGCGAACCGCCTCATGAAGGAACGAGGAATATCTTGAAAGAGAATCGGATTTCCTATGAAGGTCAGAAAGCGCGCCAAGTTAAAACAAAAGACTTAACAGATTACGATTATATCATCGGGATGGATGCTGAGAATATCGGTAACATGCATAGGATGGCAGGTCAGACGAAAACAGGTGTGATTGCAAGGCTGATGGACTTTGTACCTGAAGATGATAATGAGGATGTTCCGGACCCGTATTTCACAGGTAATTTTCATGAAGTGTATGACCTTGTTACAGCTGGGTGTGAGAGGTTATTGATCGAAATAAAGAATAGAGAGTCGTTATAA
- a CDS encoding GNAT family N-acetyltransferase, translating to MGEIRQLSTEQEVREAFPVMNQLRTHLSEDLFYELFLQMEKEGYTLFANVHEGQIVAVAGFAILTNLYDGKHVYLYDLITDSNARSKGYGEELLAFLESFALQNNCNCVALSSNVNRVDAHRFYKEKMNYEMPSYVFKKRF from the coding sequence ATGGGTGAGATTCGTCAATTATCAACGGAACAAGAAGTGCGTGAAGCTTTTCCGGTTATGAACCAGCTTCGTACGCATCTATCAGAAGACCTTTTTTATGAACTTTTTTTACAGATGGAGAAAGAAGGCTATACGTTATTTGCCAATGTTCATGAAGGACAAATTGTGGCTGTGGCTGGTTTTGCGATTTTGACCAATCTTTATGATGGTAAACATGTTTACTTGTACGATCTAATCACAGATTCTAACGCAAGATCTAAAGGATATGGTGAGGAACTTCTAGCATTTTTGGAATCTTTTGCACTTCAGAATAACTGTAACTGTGTTGCGTTAAGTTCGAATGTGAACCGCGTAGATGCCCATCGGTTCTATAAAGAAAAGATGAATTATGAGATGCCGAGCTATGTGTTTAAAAAAAGGTTTTAG
- a CDS encoding GlsB/YeaQ/YmgE family stress response membrane protein, producing MSLLWALIIGGIIGWLAGLLTGRDVPGGIIGNIIAGFVGAWLGGLLLGDWGPMVAGFAIVPAIIGAVVVVLIVSWIMRSMRSRA from the coding sequence ATGAGTTTATTATGGGCACTTATAATTGGAGGAATCATCGGTTGGTTAGCAGGTCTTTTAACAGGACGTGACGTACCAGGCGGAATCATTGGTAACATCATCGCAGGTTTTGTTGGTGCATGGTTAGGTGGATTATTATTAGGTGATTGGGGACCAATGGTAGCAGGATTTGCAATCGTTCCAGCTATTATCGGTGCAGTTGTAGTAGTACTTATCGTAAGCTGGATCATGCGCAGTATGCGTAGCCGTGCTTAA